One Thauera sp. K11 DNA window includes the following coding sequences:
- a CDS encoding PEP-CTERM sorting domain-containing protein: MMKMKHALFTALAAGMLASMAPAQAAQQNWDFSGSFDFGQYIGESYSGSLSFDDAGVTGTGDEWASLDVFTITLLGQTYTLADAVAPAEAVYYDGQFLGVSYSVESGEPWFSLIAGYGDRSEAYTAYSSSVGLSGFGSLQFVQAPVPEPETYAMLLAGLGLLAGVARRRLSAGHNA, encoded by the coding sequence ATGATGAAGATGAAACACGCACTGTTTACCGCGCTGGCTGCTGGCATGCTGGCTTCGATGGCGCCGGCGCAGGCCGCGCAGCAGAACTGGGACTTTTCCGGCAGCTTCGATTTTGGCCAGTACATCGGCGAGAGCTACTCCGGCAGCCTGAGCTTCGACGATGCCGGCGTGACCGGCACGGGCGACGAATGGGCATCGCTGGATGTGTTCACCATCACGCTGCTCGGCCAGACCTACACGCTGGCCGATGCGGTGGCGCCGGCTGAAGCTGTGTATTACGACGGACAGTTCCTCGGGGTCAGCTACAGCGTCGAGTCCGGCGAGCCGTGGTTCTCGCTGATCGCGGGCTATGGGGACCGGTCCGAAGCCTATACCGCCTACAGTAGCTCGGTCGGCCTGTCCGGCTTCGGTTCGCTGCAGTTCGTGCAGGCGCCGGTGCCGGAACCCGAGACCTACGCCATGCTGCTGGCCGGCCTCGGCCTGCTGGCCGGCGTGGCCCGCCGCCGCCTTTCCGCGGGGCACAACGCCTGA
- a CDS encoding ExeM/NucH family extracellular endonuclease, translated as MSFRKIPAIGALSRALLTAGLLGATLGAAHAAPTDLLISEYVEGSGNNKAIELFNGTGANIDLAAGQYALRMYFNANTSVGLTINLTGTVAPGATYVIVPTNASAELQAVAAKIEGSSWFNGNDTVVLVKAGQVVDSIGKIAANPSTEWGTGLTSTADNTLRRKPTVTTGDTNPNDAFDPAVEWVGYPTNTFDGLGSHTLDGGTLNGLIVPVCPALGVTQGEAGSVTVSASDTDSRVNWLSATSSLPTGITLGALTPAAADGDSASALLSVAASTAVGNYAIGLQFANDDAQTANCTVNVTVSAAAGITRIPAIQGSGTVSPYAGQTVTTEGVVSAVFPGLSGFYMQDEDGDGDVTTSDGIFVYAPSVSATVGQRLRVTATVTEYYTVTELTSPTVQVLGVTNPPQPTDIELPEAVEGDLERYEGMLVRIVTPLTVSQTYFLGRYGQVTLAAGGALEVPTNRYPAGSAEVLALRDDNARRRILLDDGSSSQNPNPIPFIGANNTLRGGDTVQTITGVIDHGPVTTDTAADALRDYKIHPTVTPVFERSHPRTAAPEPVGGNVKVASFNVLNYFTTIDQAGSSCYPSGTRSDCRGADSAVEFTRQRDKIVAALRAVDADVIGLMEIENNGQVAVQNLVNALNQAVGSALYAAVGVPAGGSGTDAIRVAMIYKPSRVSLVGGALSDTDSVHNRPPLAQTFAAANGEKFSVVVNHFKSKSCGTASGANADLGDGQSCWNALRVQQADALHGFVKQLETSTGAGVLVIGDLNAYGKEDPINALTGAGLVDLSESEGLRYSYTFDGENGQLDHAIATQSLAARVSGLTLWHINTDEPSVIDYNTEYKPQDLYAPTAYRSSDHDPVVIGLSLVKTIAGTAGRDTLTGTAGDDVITGGAGPDTLTGGAGADVFVYRSVLDGTDTITDFVPGTDRLLLDELLASLGIAPASAWAAGNVRLVNVSGGVSVQIDADGTGPAPARALVTLRGVTAAQIDAARDLGL; from the coding sequence ATGTCGTTTCGCAAGATTCCCGCAATCGGCGCGCTCAGCCGCGCGTTGCTCACCGCCGGCCTCCTCGGCGCCACCCTGGGCGCTGCGCACGCCGCTCCGACCGATCTGCTGATCTCCGAGTATGTCGAAGGTTCGGGCAACAACAAGGCGATCGAACTCTTCAACGGCACCGGCGCGAACATCGACCTCGCCGCCGGCCAGTACGCGCTGCGTATGTACTTCAACGCCAACACCTCGGTGGGGTTGACGATCAACCTGACCGGCACCGTCGCGCCGGGTGCAACCTACGTCATCGTCCCCACCAACGCCAGTGCTGAACTGCAAGCGGTGGCCGCGAAGATCGAAGGTTCGAGCTGGTTCAACGGCAACGATACCGTCGTGCTGGTGAAGGCCGGGCAGGTAGTGGATTCGATCGGCAAGATCGCCGCCAATCCGAGCACCGAGTGGGGCACCGGCCTGACCAGCACCGCGGACAACACGCTGCGCCGCAAGCCCACGGTGACGACGGGCGATACCAACCCGAACGATGCCTTCGATCCGGCGGTGGAATGGGTGGGCTACCCCACGAACACCTTCGACGGCCTCGGCAGCCACACGCTGGACGGCGGTACCCTCAACGGGCTCATCGTTCCCGTTTGCCCGGCGCTGGGCGTGACGCAGGGCGAGGCGGGCAGCGTGACCGTGTCGGCCAGCGATACCGACAGCCGCGTCAATTGGCTGAGCGCGACCAGCAGCCTGCCCACCGGCATCACGCTGGGCGCGCTGACCCCGGCGGCGGCCGACGGCGACAGCGCGTCGGCGCTGCTCAGCGTGGCCGCGAGCACCGCGGTCGGCAACTACGCGATCGGCCTGCAGTTCGCCAACGACGACGCGCAGACCGCCAATTGCACGGTGAACGTCACGGTCAGCGCGGCGGCGGGGATCACCCGTATTCCGGCCATCCAGGGCAGCGGCACGGTGAGTCCGTACGCCGGCCAGACGGTCACCACCGAAGGCGTGGTGAGCGCGGTGTTCCCCGGCCTGTCCGGCTTCTACATGCAGGACGAGGACGGCGACGGTGACGTGACCACGTCGGACGGCATCTTCGTCTATGCGCCGTCGGTGTCGGCTACGGTCGGCCAGCGCCTGCGCGTGACGGCGACCGTCACCGAGTACTACACGGTGACCGAACTGACGTCGCCGACGGTGCAGGTGCTGGGCGTCACCAACCCGCCGCAGCCCACCGACATCGAGCTGCCGGAAGCGGTCGAAGGCGATCTGGAGCGCTACGAAGGCATGCTGGTGCGCATCGTGACGCCGCTCACCGTGTCGCAGACCTATTTCCTCGGTCGCTACGGCCAGGTGACGCTGGCTGCCGGCGGCGCGCTGGAAGTGCCGACCAACCGCTATCCTGCCGGCTCGGCCGAAGTGCTCGCGCTGCGCGACGACAACGCGCGCCGCCGCATCCTGCTGGACGACGGTTCGAGCTCGCAGAACCCGAATCCCATCCCCTTCATCGGCGCCAACAACACGCTGCGCGGCGGTGACACGGTGCAGACGATCACCGGCGTGATCGACCATGGCCCGGTCACCACGGACACCGCGGCCGACGCGCTGCGCGACTACAAGATCCACCCGACGGTGACGCCGGTGTTCGAGCGCAGCCATCCGCGCACGGCCGCGCCGGAGCCGGTCGGCGGCAACGTGAAGGTGGCCAGCTTCAACGTGTTGAACTACTTCACCACCATCGACCAGGCGGGCTCGTCCTGCTATCCGTCGGGCACGCGCAGCGACTGCCGCGGCGCCGACAGCGCGGTCGAATTCACGCGTCAGCGGGACAAGATCGTCGCCGCGCTGCGCGCCGTCGATGCGGACGTCATCGGCCTGATGGAAATCGAGAACAACGGCCAGGTTGCGGTGCAGAATCTGGTCAATGCGCTGAACCAGGCGGTCGGGTCTGCGCTGTACGCTGCGGTCGGAGTCCCGGCCGGTGGCAGCGGCACCGATGCCATCCGCGTCGCCATGATCTACAAGCCGTCGCGCGTGTCGCTGGTCGGCGGCGCGCTGAGCGACACCGACTCCGTCCACAACCGGCCGCCGCTGGCGCAGACCTTCGCCGCCGCCAACGGCGAGAAGTTCAGCGTGGTGGTGAACCACTTCAAGTCCAAGTCCTGCGGCACTGCCTCCGGCGCGAATGCCGACCTGGGCGACGGCCAGAGCTGCTGGAACGCGCTGCGCGTGCAGCAGGCCGATGCGCTGCACGGCTTCGTGAAGCAACTGGAAACGTCCACCGGCGCCGGCGTGCTGGTGATCGGCGATCTCAATGCCTACGGCAAGGAAGACCCGATCAACGCGCTGACCGGGGCGGGTCTGGTCGATCTGTCGGAAAGCGAAGGGCTGCGTTACAGCTACACCTTCGACGGCGAGAACGGCCAGCTCGACCACGCGATCGCGACGCAGTCGCTGGCGGCGCGGGTGAGCGGCTTGACCCTCTGGCACATCAACACCGACGAACCGTCCGTGATCGACTACAACACCGAGTACAAGCCGCAGGATCTGTATGCGCCCACGGCTTACCGGTCTTCGGATCACGATCCGGTGGTGATCGGCCTGTCGCTGGTGAAGACCATCGCAGGTACCGCCGGCCGCGACACGCTGACCGGCACCGCCGGCGACGACGTGATCACCGGCGGCGCGGGTCCGGATACGCTGACCGGCGGTGCCGGCGCCGATGTCTTCGTCTATCGCAGCGTGCTCGATGGCACCGACACGATCACCGATTTCGTGCCGGGTACCGACCGCCTCTTGCTCGACGAACTGCTCGCCAGCCTGGGCATCGCACCTGCCAGCGCCTGGGCGGCCGGCAATGTCCGCCTGGTCAATGTGAGCGGCGGCGTCAGCGTGCAGATCGATGCCGATGGCACCGGTCCCGCGCCGGCGCGCGCACTGGTCACGCTGCGCGGCGTCACCGCGGCGCAGATCGACGCCGCACGCGATCTGGGTCTGTAA
- a CDS encoding PEP-CTERM sorting domain-containing protein: MNFKSLLAAAALTAVMAVPAQAAIVNDASSFGHAVVATFDDFDGLITTGPVTVAPGVTFTGTESVLGASIADLGSNGIWYDDGGDRFAGTGSPDSVGFGLLHFTFDTALTRAAGAFLNSFNGGPILIAAYGANGRILETHFITIDTDAGSFNDGRFFGISRATADIRSIAFGGIGLVADDLTFAASVPEPESYAMLLAGLGMLGFVARRRSRN; encoded by the coding sequence ATGAACTTCAAATCCCTTCTTGCCGCTGCCGCACTGACGGCTGTCATGGCGGTGCCCGCCCAGGCCGCGATCGTGAACGACGCCTCGTCGTTCGGCCATGCCGTCGTCGCGACCTTCGACGATTTCGACGGCCTGATCACCACCGGGCCGGTCACCGTCGCGCCGGGCGTGACCTTCACCGGGACCGAATCGGTGCTGGGTGCCTCCATTGCCGACCTCGGCAGCAATGGCATCTGGTACGACGATGGCGGCGATCGCTTCGCCGGCACCGGGTCGCCGGACTCCGTCGGTTTCGGCCTGCTGCATTTCACCTTCGACACGGCGCTGACGCGCGCTGCCGGGGCCTTCCTCAACAGCTTCAACGGCGGACCGATCCTGATCGCCGCCTACGGTGCGAACGGCCGCATCCTCGAGACGCACTTCATCACGATCGATACCGACGCGGGGAGCTTCAACGACGGCCGCTTCTTCGGCATCAGCCGTGCCACGGCCGACATCCGCTCGATCGCGTTCGGCGGCATCGGCCTGGTCGCCGACGACCTGACCTTCGCCGCGTCGGTGCCGGAACCCGAGTCCTACGCGATGCTGCTGGCGGGCCTGGGCATGCTCGGCTTCGTCGCGCGCCGCAGGTCGCGCAATTAA
- a CDS encoding PhoX family protein, with translation MSIPFHPDNDETINPSANASINDLIEQRKLSRRGFLKGSFGATTIAALGGSAIADGLTNFAQAAPSPIGGIGFSPVAANIAPMTDAITVPPGYAARVLVSWGDSLTGAPHWDPALPMTEAVQLHTYGAHTDGMHYFPFPSTGVGGVGNTRGLLVANHEYVDPGLVHATTTYGTDAMTPDRVDTQLAAHGISVVEVQDSNGAFQVRRPSAFNRRITGKTPCEVGGPAAGHVLLRTAADPAGTRVLGTLNNCANGHTPWGTYLTCEENFNGYFGAAADALAAQPLTDHERRYGMAAAGFGYRWHEADARFDLRANPNEQNRFGWVVEIDPWNPKSVPVKRTALGRFKHESAGVVVGADNKVAVYMGDDERNEYVYKFVSSKRFDPKNRAANRDILDHGTLYVARFEADGSGRWLPLVWGQNGLTPENGFANQGEVLIKCRQAADRLGATMMDRPEWVASHPATREVYLTLTNNNRRGTTPASSNGADGTTTAASARPPVDAANPRRDNRYGHIIRWRDTGGDVGALTFGWDIFAECGDSLNPQPHLQGNINGDDYGAPDGLWFDADGRLWIQTDQAGDAQGDWANIGGNVMMCADPATGETRRFLTSPRHCEVTGITTTPDGRTLFVGIQHPGEDWSGSFTANSTWPDSGINGPTTASAAGASKPRSSVVVVTKDDGGVIGT, from the coding sequence ATGTCCATCCCCTTCCACCCCGACAACGACGAAACGATCAACCCGTCGGCCAATGCGTCGATCAACGACCTGATCGAGCAGCGCAAACTTTCGCGCCGCGGCTTCCTGAAGGGTTCCTTCGGCGCCACCACGATCGCCGCGCTCGGTGGCTCGGCGATCGCCGACGGTCTCACCAATTTCGCGCAGGCCGCGCCTTCGCCGATCGGCGGCATCGGCTTCAGTCCCGTCGCCGCCAACATCGCGCCGATGACCGACGCCATCACCGTGCCGCCGGGCTACGCCGCGCGCGTGCTGGTCTCGTGGGGCGACTCGCTGACCGGCGCCCCGCACTGGGACCCGGCCCTGCCGATGACGGAGGCGGTGCAACTGCACACCTACGGCGCGCACACCGACGGCATGCACTACTTCCCCTTCCCGAGCACGGGCGTGGGCGGAGTGGGCAACACCCGCGGCCTGCTGGTGGCCAACCACGAGTACGTCGATCCGGGCCTGGTGCACGCGACCACCACCTACGGCACCGATGCGATGACCCCCGATCGCGTCGACACCCAGCTCGCCGCGCACGGCATCAGCGTGGTGGAGGTGCAGGACAGCAACGGCGCGTTCCAGGTGCGCCGTCCGTCGGCCTTCAACCGCCGCATCACCGGCAAGACGCCGTGCGAGGTCGGCGGCCCGGCCGCCGGCCACGTGCTGCTGCGCACCGCCGCCGACCCGGCCGGCACCCGCGTGCTGGGCACGCTGAACAACTGTGCCAACGGCCATACGCCGTGGGGGACCTACCTCACCTGTGAGGAGAACTTCAACGGCTACTTCGGCGCCGCCGCCGACGCGCTCGCCGCCCAGCCGCTGACCGACCACGAGCGCCGCTACGGCATGGCCGCCGCCGGCTTCGGCTACCGCTGGCACGAGGCCGACGCGCGCTTCGACCTGCGCGCCAACCCGAACGAGCAGAACCGCTTCGGCTGGGTGGTCGAGATCGATCCGTGGAACCCGAAGAGCGTGCCGGTCAAGCGCACCGCGCTGGGCCGCTTCAAGCACGAGAGCGCTGGCGTGGTCGTCGGGGCGGACAACAAGGTCGCGGTCTACATGGGCGACGACGAGCGCAACGAGTACGTCTACAAGTTCGTCTCGTCCAAGCGCTTCGATCCGAAGAACCGCGCGGCCAACCGCGACATCCTCGATCACGGCACGCTCTACGTCGCCCGCTTCGAGGCCGACGGTTCCGGCCGCTGGCTGCCGCTGGTGTGGGGCCAGAACGGCCTGACGCCGGAGAACGGCTTCGCCAACCAGGGCGAGGTGCTGATCAAGTGCCGCCAGGCGGCCGACCGCCTCGGCGCCACGATGATGGACCGCCCCGAGTGGGTCGCCTCCCATCCGGCCACCCGCGAGGTCTATCTGACCCTGACCAACAACAACCGCCGCGGCACCACGCCGGCGTCGTCGAACGGCGCCGACGGCACCACCACCGCCGCCAGCGCCCGTCCGCCGGTCGATGCCGCCAACCCGCGCCGCGACAACCGCTACGGCCACATCATCCGCTGGCGCGACACCGGCGGCGACGTCGGCGCCCTGACCTTCGGCTGGGACATCTTCGCCGAGTGCGGCGACAGCCTCAATCCGCAGCCGCACCTGCAGGGCAACATCAACGGCGACGACTACGGCGCGCCCGACGGCCTGTGGTTCGACGCCGACGGCCGCCTGTGGATCCAGACCGACCAGGCCGGCGATGCGCAGGGCGACTGGGCCAACATCGGCGGCAACGTGATGATGTGCGCCGACCCGGCGACCGGCGAGACGCGCCGCTTCCTGACCTCGCCGCGCCACTGCGAGGTGACCGGCATCACCACCACCCCCGACGGCCGCACGCTGTTCGTCGGCATCCAGCACCCGGGCGAGGACTGGAGCGGCAGCTTCACCGCCAACTCCACCTGGCCCGACAGTGGCATCAACGGCCCGACCACCGCGAGTGCGGCCGGGGCATCCAAACCGCGTTCGAGCGTCGTCGTCGTCACCAAGGACGACGGCGGCGTGATCGGCACCTGA
- a CDS encoding TIGR03790 family protein: protein MPAARPLVRNGRPRRAGRCLSRPLLRVLLLLALAAGPVRSAPAAPHLSFSQGALGAGELALVINQQDPYSVEVGRYYAAVRKIPERNIVRVAFEPGPNLPRAEFERIRAQVEAALPASVQAYALAWTRPWRVDCMSVTSAFAFGFDPAFCSSSQCAPTRPNPLFDRWTATPYDDTGVRPAMLLAASSPGEARRMIDRGAAAEGAHPVGTAYLVRTGDPARNTRAVYFGATAEALGERLPVRVIEGEGIGRRRDAMFYFTGTPRVAEIDGAAGEDRRPRLLPGALADHLTSFGGVLEGSSQMSALAWLAAGASASYGTVVEPCSHPQKFPAPAVAMSHYLAGATALEAYWRSVAWPGEGVFIGDPLARPFAPIATALGDDALRVTLNAPSKGHLVLFGAPSAVGPYRPASPVIPLKPGRNQVVLRHLGDAFYRAALVADSMPR, encoded by the coding sequence ATGCCCGCAGCCCGGCCCCTCGTCCGGAACGGCAGACCGCGCCGTGCCGGAAGGTGCCTGTCGCGGCCGCTGCTCCGCGTCCTGCTGCTGCTCGCGCTGGCTGCCGGGCCGGTCCGTTCGGCGCCCGCCGCGCCACACCTGAGCTTTTCGCAGGGCGCGCTGGGCGCGGGTGAGCTCGCGCTGGTGATCAACCAGCAGGACCCGTATTCGGTCGAGGTCGGGCGCTACTACGCCGCCGTGCGGAAGATTCCGGAGCGGAACATCGTCCGCGTCGCCTTCGAGCCCGGCCCCAACCTGCCGCGTGCCGAATTCGAACGCATCCGCGCGCAGGTCGAGGCGGCGCTGCCGGCGTCGGTGCAAGCCTACGCGCTGGCGTGGACGCGGCCGTGGCGGGTCGATTGCATGTCGGTGACGAGCGCCTTCGCGTTCGGCTTCGATCCGGCTTTCTGTTCGTCCTCGCAATGCGCGCCGACACGGCCGAATCCGCTGTTCGACCGGTGGACGGCGACGCCCTACGACGACACCGGCGTGCGGCCCGCGATGCTGCTGGCGGCCTCCTCGCCGGGCGAGGCGCGGCGCATGATCGACCGTGGCGCGGCGGCGGAGGGTGCCCACCCGGTCGGCACCGCCTACCTCGTGCGCACCGGGGATCCGGCGCGGAACACGCGCGCCGTGTACTTCGGTGCCACCGCCGAGGCGCTGGGCGAACGCCTGCCGGTGCGCGTGATCGAAGGCGAAGGCATTGGCCGGCGCCGCGACGCGATGTTCTATTTCACCGGCACGCCGCGCGTCGCCGAGATCGACGGCGCGGCGGGCGAGGACAGGCGCCCGCGGCTGCTGCCCGGGGCGCTGGCCGACCACCTGACCTCTTTCGGCGGCGTGCTGGAAGGGAGCAGCCAGATGAGCGCGCTCGCCTGGCTGGCCGCCGGCGCCTCGGCAAGCTACGGGACGGTGGTGGAACCCTGCTCGCATCCGCAGAAGTTTCCCGCGCCGGCCGTCGCCATGTCGCACTACCTGGCGGGCGCGACCGCGCTGGAAGCCTACTGGCGCAGCGTGGCCTGGCCGGGGGAAGGCGTGTTCATCGGCGACCCCCTCGCGCGGCCGTTCGCGCCCATCGCCACCGCGCTCGGCGACGACGCCTTGCGGGTGACGCTGAACGCTCCCTCCAAGGGGCATCTGGTGCTCTTCGGGGCGCCGTCGGCGGTCGGTCCGTACCGCCCCGCGAGCCCCGTCATCCCCCTCAAACCCGGTCGCAACCAGGTCGTGTTGCGGCATCTCGGGGACGCATTCTACCGCGCGGCGCTGGTCGCCGATTCCATGCCGCGGTGA
- a CDS encoding mannose-1-phosphate guanylyltransferase/mannose-6-phosphate isomerase, with protein MTIRTVILSGGSGTRLWPASRETYPKQLLPLTSERSLLQETAVRLDGFAAGAVDPEPLVVSNEEYRFIIAEQLRQAGVRSARIVLEPVGRNTAPALALAALAATAEGDDPVLLVMPADHVIADLPAFQRAIAEGAALAGRGSLVTFGIVPDRPETGYGYIRTGAEVAGATTARGLAQFVEKPDAEFAERYVKSGEYFWNSGIFMMKGSVWLRALAHFRPDIAAACRAAFDARRADADFTRVGGAAFEDCPADSIDYAVMEKLGSAPELGQGVVVPLSAGWSDVGAWDALWAVSGKDEDGNVGRGEALFEGSRNTLVYANHRLVAAVGCENMVVVETSDAVMVAHGSRTQDVKKVVARLKAEGRSLTRSHRKVYRPWGWYDSIDHGERFQVKRIVVNPGATLSLQMHHHRAEHWIVVKGTAEVTNGDSVFLLAENESTYIPLGHTHRLANPGKVPLEIIEVQSGAYLGEDDIVRFEDTYGRAPAAPHGNRTA; from the coding sequence ATGACGATCAGGACCGTGATCCTTTCCGGCGGCTCGGGCACGCGGCTGTGGCCCGCGTCGCGCGAGACCTATCCCAAGCAGTTGCTGCCGCTGACGAGCGAACGCTCGCTGCTGCAGGAGACGGCGGTGCGCCTCGACGGCTTCGCTGCGGGTGCGGTCGATCCGGAACCGCTGGTGGTGAGCAACGAGGAATACCGCTTCATCATCGCCGAGCAACTGCGCCAGGCCGGCGTGCGGTCGGCGCGCATCGTGCTCGAGCCGGTGGGGCGCAACACCGCGCCCGCGCTCGCGCTCGCGGCGCTGGCGGCGACCGCGGAGGGCGACGACCCGGTGCTGCTGGTGATGCCGGCCGACCACGTGATCGCCGACCTGCCGGCCTTCCAGCGCGCGATCGCCGAGGGCGCGGCGCTGGCCGGGCGCGGCAGCCTGGTGACCTTCGGCATCGTGCCCGACAGGCCGGAGACCGGCTACGGCTACATCCGCACCGGCGCCGAAGTGGCGGGGGCAACGACGGCGCGCGGGCTGGCGCAGTTCGTCGAGAAGCCGGACGCCGAATTCGCCGAGCGCTACGTGAAAAGCGGCGAGTATTTCTGGAACAGCGGCATCTTCATGATGAAAGGGTCGGTCTGGCTGCGCGCGCTGGCGCACTTCCGGCCCGACATCGCCGCCGCCTGCCGGGCGGCGTTCGATGCGCGCAGGGCCGACGCGGACTTCACCCGCGTCGGCGGCGCCGCGTTCGAGGACTGCCCGGCGGATTCGATCGATTACGCGGTGATGGAAAAGCTGGGCTCGGCGCCCGAACTGGGGCAGGGCGTGGTGGTGCCGCTGTCGGCCGGCTGGTCCGACGTGGGCGCCTGGGATGCGCTGTGGGCGGTGTCCGGCAAGGACGAGGACGGCAACGTCGGCCGCGGCGAGGCGCTCTTCGAAGGCAGCCGCAACACCCTGGTGTACGCCAACCACCGGCTGGTGGCGGCGGTGGGCTGCGAGAACATGGTCGTGGTCGAGACGTCCGATGCGGTGATGGTGGCGCACGGCAGCCGCACGCAGGACGTGAAGAAGGTGGTGGCGCGGCTCAAGGCCGAGGGCCGCAGCCTGACCCGGAGCCATCGCAAGGTGTACCGGCCGTGGGGCTGGTACGACTCGATCGACCACGGCGAGCGCTTCCAGGTCAAGCGCATCGTGGTGAACCCGGGCGCGACGCTGAGCCTGCAGATGCACCACCATCGCGCCGAGCACTGGATCGTCGTGAAGGGCACGGCCGAGGTCACCAACGGCGACAGCGTGTTCCTGCTGGCCGAGAACGAATCCACCTACATCCCGCTGGGCCACACCCACCGCCTGGCCAATCCCGGCAAGGTGCCGCTCGAGATCATCGAGGTGCAGTCGGGCGCCTACCTCGGAGAGGACGACATCGTGCGCTTCGAGGATACCTACGGGCGGGCGCCGGCCGCGCCGCACGGGAACCGCACCGCCTGA
- a CDS encoding putative bifunctional diguanylate cyclase/phosphodiesterase: MERLTEYRLSLGADGQWLEPATMRHLLRTIEPVRMREKCATILERFLADVELYALPIIEDDGRPAALIERTSFVEFFTKPFGSDVFGRRSVADLLAYGHYRRSPPLVVEEDCTVEDGAQMIISAGMQHMVAGFIVCRAGRYRGVANGRDLLNVITQRKQEQLYRLAHYDALTGIPNRALLADRLELACRMADRTGLQVGLLFIDVDRFKHINDSMGHSAGDEVLRLIVGRLRGCVRQMDTLARLAGDEFVIVMERLSDPMQVDVLAHRILGSMREPFEVGGHSLFVTVSIGSAIYPRDDGQLRSLMVKADAAMYESKASGRNSFRSYTPKMLTFNPESISLENDMRRALERDEFVLHFQPQVDLATGQLRGAEALVRWRHPERGLVSPMHFIPVAEESGLIVQIGECVLRKALAQVREWHDQGLPLFRVSVNISALQFRQANFARFIETLLAEHGVSGEFLELELTESILMRDVEDVLDTLNAIKSLGVRLAIDDFGTGFSCLSYLRRFPIDCLKIDQSFVRNIERTPINQSIAQAIVALGESLALGVIAEGVETLSEAAVLKGMRCSQAQGYLYSTPLEPRSFARWLANRNVGRAVAPAA, from the coding sequence ATGGAAAGACTGACCGAATACAGATTGAGCCTGGGTGCCGACGGGCAATGGCTGGAGCCTGCCACGATGCGGCACCTGCTGCGCACGATAGAGCCGGTGCGGATGCGCGAGAAGTGCGCCACGATACTCGAGCGCTTCCTGGCCGACGTCGAACTCTATGCGCTGCCCATCATCGAGGACGATGGACGCCCCGCCGCGCTGATCGAGCGGACCTCCTTCGTCGAGTTCTTCACCAAGCCGTTCGGCTCCGACGTGTTCGGGCGCCGCAGCGTGGCCGATCTGCTCGCCTACGGGCACTACCGGCGCAGCCCGCCGCTGGTGGTGGAAGAAGACTGCACGGTCGAGGACGGCGCGCAGATGATCATCTCCGCCGGCATGCAGCACATGGTCGCCGGCTTCATCGTGTGCCGCGCCGGGCGTTACCGGGGCGTCGCCAACGGCCGCGACCTGCTGAACGTCATCACCCAGCGCAAGCAGGAACAGCTCTACCGCCTCGCGCACTACGACGCGCTGACGGGGATACCGAACCGCGCGCTGCTTGCGGACCGCCTGGAGCTGGCATGCCGGATGGCCGACCGCACCGGCCTGCAGGTGGGGCTGCTGTTCATCGATGTCGACCGCTTCAAGCACATCAACGATTCGATGGGCCACAGCGCGGGCGACGAGGTGCTGCGCCTCATCGTCGGCCGCCTGCGGGGGTGCGTCCGCCAGATGGACACGCTGGCCCGGCTCGCGGGCGACGAGTTCGTGATCGTGATGGAGCGCCTGAGCGACCCGATGCAGGTCGACGTGCTCGCACACCGCATCCTCGGCTCGATGCGCGAGCCCTTCGAGGTCGGCGGGCATTCGCTGTTCGTGACCGTCAGCATCGGCAGCGCGATCTATCCGCGCGACGACGGCCAGTTGCGCTCGCTGATGGTGAAGGCCGATGCGGCGATGTACGAATCGAAGGCTTCGGGGCGCAACAGCTTCCGCAGCTACACGCCGAAGATGCTGACCTTCAACCCGGAGAGCATCTCGCTGGAGAACGACATGCGGCGCGCCCTCGAGCGCGACGAGTTCGTCCTCCACTTCCAGCCGCAGGTGGATCTGGCGACGGGACAGCTCCGCGGCGCGGAGGCCCTGGTGCGCTGGCGCCATCCGGAGCGCGGCCTGGTGTCGCCGATGCACTTCATCCCGGTGGCGGAGGAAAGCGGCCTGATCGTGCAGATCGGCGAGTGCGTGCTGCGCAAGGCGCTGGCGCAGGTGCGCGAATGGCACGACCAGGGACTGCCGCTGTTCCGGGTGTCGGTGAACATCTCGGCGCTGCAGTTCCGGCAGGCGAACTTCGCGCGCTTCATCGAGACGCTGCTGGCCGAGCACGGCGTGTCCGGCGAGTTCCTCGAACTCGAGCTGACCGAGAGCATCCTGATGCGCGATGTCGAGGACGTGCTCGACACGCTCAATGCGATCAAGTCGCTCGGCGTGCGCCTGGCCATCGACGACTTCGGCACCGGCTTCTCCTGCCTGAGCTACCTGCGCCGTTTCCCGATCGACTGCCTGAAGATCGACCAGTCCTTCGTGCGCAACATCGAGCGCACGCCGATCAACCAGTCGATCGCGCAGGCGATCGTGGCCCTGGGCGAGAGCCTGGCGCTGGGCGTCATCGCCGAGGGGGTGGAAACGCTCTCGGAGGCCGCGGTGCTGAAGGGCATGCGCTGCTCGCAGGCGCAGGGCTACCTGTATTCGACGCCGCTGGAGCCCCGCAGCTTCGCCAGATGGCTGGCGAACCGCAACGTGGGCAGGGCCGTCGCGCCCGCCGCATGA